The Numida meleagris isolate 19003 breed g44 Domestic line chromosome 20, NumMel1.0, whole genome shotgun sequence genome has a window encoding:
- the SCNN1D gene encoding amiloride-sensitive sodium channel subunit delta produces the protein MEQETAREEEERKEGLIEFYDSFKDMFEFFCKNTTIHGTIRLVCSGSNKMKTAFWTLLLLASFGMLYWQFALMFSQYWAYPVVLTMSMHSEAKMFPAITICNLDPYRFDLVSEHLVQLDRMAEQSVTFLYGINTSASLFHVNEKSIHMRDLPSTGNHNRSSFKLSQNFSLIRTTELNNRTGKRQSLVGFRLCNATGGNCFYKTYSSGMDAILEWYRFHYMNIMSQQPVIINISDHEEKIEDMVYSCQYDGEPCRPSDYVHFHHPVFGSCYTFNSKGTDSFWTATKPGIPYGLSLILRAEQKDHIPLLSTVAGVKVMIHNHNQTPFLEHEGFDIRPGIATTIGIQQDKVNRLGGNYGKCTTDGSDVNVKLLYNSYTLQACLHSCFQHIMVRKCGCGYYYYPLPPGAEYCNYNKQPAWGHCFYQLYSRLRNHHLNCFDQCPKPCRESLYRVSAGTAKWPSEKSQDWIRQALRHQNGYNSTSNRKDIAKVTIYYKQLNYQSLNESPLLSDNLLLSSMGSQWSLWFGSSVLSVVEMLELLIDTLVLSLLFCYQRFRSKTLKVARTPSIPSVSLTLESYRVVQEAGKGAAPAHGHPSGAPMAAANSSDPHPAPLSSKAIPERCPDVVLNGFRYMKDSTSGGELSH, from the exons ATGGAGCAGGAAACGgcaagagaggaggaagagagaaaagaaggcttgATAGAGTTCTACGATTCCTTCAAGGACATGTTTGAGTTCTTCTGTAAGAACACCACCATCCACGGCACCATCCGCCTCGTGTGCTCGGGCAGCAATAAGATGAAGACAGCTTTCTGGACACTGCTCTTACTCGCCAGTTTTGGCATGCTGTACTGGCAGTTCGCACTCATGTTCAGCCAGTACTGGGCCTACCCCGTTGTCCTGACCATGTCAATGCATTCGGAGGCCAAGATGTTTCCAGCAATTACTATCTGCAATCTGGACCCGTACAG ATTTGATCTGGTTAGTGAGCACTTGGTTCAATTGGATCGCATGGCAGAGCAATCTGTTACCTTTCTATATGGCATCAACACGTCTGCCAGCTTATTCCACGTCAACGAGAAGAGCATCCACATGAGAGACTTGCCAAGCACAGGCAACCACAACAGATCCAGCTTCAAGCTGAGCCAAAACTTCTCTCTGATAAGAACAACTGAGCTCAATAATAGGACGGGAAAGAGACAGTCTCTCGTGGGCTTCAGACTG TGCAATGCCACAGGTGGGAATTGCTTCTACAAGACCTATTCATCTGGGATGGATGCAATTCTTGAGTGGTACAGGTTTCACTACATGAACATCATGTCCCAGCAGCCAGTTATAATCAACATTTCTGACCACGAGGAGAAGATAGAAGACATGGTCTACTCCTGTCAGTACGACGGGGAGCCCTGCAGGCCCAG TGACTATGTTCACTTTCACCACCCAGTCTTTGGAAGCTGCTATACTTTTAACAGCAAGGGAACAGACTCCTTTTGGACAGCAACAAAGCCAGGAATTCCTTACG GACTTTCCCTTATCCTGAGAGCGGAGCAGAAGGATCACATCCCACTCCTGTCTACAGTAGCTGGTGTGAAAGTGATGATACACAACCACAACCAGACACCATTCCTTGAGCACGAAGGCTTTGACATCCGACCAGGCATCGCCACCACCATCGGCATCCAGCAG GACAAGGTGAATCGCCTGGGTGGCAATTATGGGAAATGCACAACGGACGGCAGCGACGTGAATGTCAAACTCCTCTACAACTCCTACACCCTGCAG gcttgTCTGCATTCCTGCTTTCAGCACATAATGGTTCGAAAATGTGGCTGCGGTTATTACTACTACCCACTGCCTCCTGGTGCTGAGTACTGCAACTACAACAAGCAGCCTGCGTGGG GCCACTGCTTTTACCAGCTGTACAGCAGGCTCAGGAACCACCACCTGAATTGCTTTGACCAGTGCCCCAAGCCTTGCAG GGAGTCGCTGTACAGGGTGTCTGCTGGGACAGCCAAATGGCCATCAGAAAAGTCTCAG GACTGGATCCGCCAAGCTCTAAGACATCAGAATGGATATAACTCTACAAGCAACAG GAAGGACATTGCCAAGGTGACCATCTACTACAAGCAGCTGAACTACCAGTCACTAAACGAGTCTCCTTTGCTCTCG GATAATCTGCTTCTGTCCAGCATGGGAAGCCAATGGAGTCTCTGGTTTGGGTCCTCAGTGCTGTCTGTAGTTGAAATGTTAGAGCTGCTCATAGATACGTTGGTGCTGTCTCTCCTCTTCTGCTACCAAAGGTTCAGGTCAAAGACACTAAAAGTAGCTCGCACGCCCTCCATCCCCAGTGTGAGCCTGACCCTAGAAAGCTACCGTGTAGTGCAGGAGGCTGGAAAAGGCGCTGCTCCTGCCCATGGCCATCCTTCAGGAGCACCTATGGCCGCAGCCAACAGCAGTGACCCACATCCTGCCCCGCTCTCCAGCAAGGCAATACCAGAGCGCTGCCCAGATGTGGTGCTGAATGGGTTTAGGTACATGAAGGACAGCACTTCGGGAGGAGAACTAAGTCACTAA
- the UBE2J2 gene encoding ubiquitin-conjugating enzyme E2 J2: MSNSSNKRAPTTATQRLKQDYLRIKKDPVPYICAEPLPSNILEWHYVVRGPETTPYEGGYYHGKLIFPREFPFKPPSIYMITPNGRFKCNTRLCLSITDFHPDTWNPAWSVSTILTGLLSFMVEKGPTLGSIETSEFAKRQLAVQSLAFNLKDKVFCELFPEVVEEIKQKQKAQEELNSRPPSLPLPDVVPDGEAHYGQNGIPLLNGHVPLAPANHPGLQQANRNHGLLGGALANLFVIVGFAAFAYTVKYVLRSIAQE, from the exons ATGAGCAACAGCAGTAATAAGAGAGCACCAACGACAGCAACACAGAGACTTAAACAAGACTACCTTCGAATTAAGAAAGATCCAGTGCCTTATATCTGTGCAGAACCTCTCCCATCTAATATTCTTGAATG GCACTATGTTGTCCGGGGACCTGAAACGACTCCTTATGAAG GTGGCTATTATCACGGAAAGCTAATATTCCCCAGAGAGTTTCCTTTTAAACCTCCTAGTATTTATATGATTACACCTAATGGAAGGTTTAAGTGTAATACAAG GTTATGTCTTTCAATCACTGATTTCCACCCTGATACGTGGAATCCAGCTTGGTCGGTCTCGACGATCCTGACGGGCCTCCTTAGTTTTATGGTGGAAAAGGGCCCCACCCTGGGCAGCATAGAGACTTCAGAGTTTGCA AAACGCCAGCTCGCTGTACAAAGCTTAGCATTCAATTTGAAAGATAAAGTCTTCTGTGAGCTCTTCCCTGAAGTGGTGGAG gagattaaacaaaaacagaaagcacaagaaGAGCTCAACAGCAGACCTCCATCCCTCCCTTTACCAGATGTTGTCCCTGATGGGGAAGCACACTACGGTCAGAATGGAATACCCCTTCTTAATGGGCATGTTCCATTGGCACCTGCCAACCATCCTGGCCTCCAGCAGGCCAACCGTAACCATGGACTCTTAGGTGGAGCTCTGGCGAACTTGTTTGTTATAGTTGGTTTTGCAGCCTTTGCCTACACAGTCAAGTATGTACTGAGAAGCATAGCGCAAGAATga